In the genome of Streptomyces sp. V2I9, one region contains:
- a CDS encoding DsrE family protein gives MAKKLVIKVTAGPEAAERCSQAFTVAAVGVASGVEVSLWLTGESSWFALPGRAAEFDLPHAAPLPDLLDSLLAGGRVTLCTQCAARRDITEKDVLEGVRIAGAQVFVQEAMADDARALVY, from the coding sequence ATGGCGAAGAAGCTTGTGATCAAGGTGACTGCCGGACCCGAGGCCGCCGAGCGCTGCTCGCAGGCGTTCACCGTGGCGGCCGTGGGCGTCGCCAGCGGGGTCGAGGTCTCGCTCTGGCTGACCGGGGAGTCCTCGTGGTTCGCCCTGCCGGGCCGGGCCGCCGAGTTCGACCTCCCGCACGCCGCCCCGCTGCCGGACCTGCTGGACTCGCTCCTGGCGGGCGGCCGGGTCACCCTGTGCACCCAGTGCGCGGCCCGGCGCGACATCACGGAGAAGGACGTACTGGAGGGCGTACGCATCGCGGGCGCGCAGGTCTTCGTGCAGGAGGCCATGGCGGACGACGCCCGCGCGCTCGTCTACTGA
- a CDS encoding response regulator transcription factor: MSSLLLLTNALQPSTEVLPALGLLLHSVRVAPAEGPALVNTPGADVILIDGRRDLPQVRSLCQLLRSTGPGCPLILVVTEGGLAAVTADWGVDDVLLDTAGPAEVEARLRLATGRRQVTSDDSPMEIRNGDLSVDEATYSAKLKGRVLDLTFKEFELLKYLAQHPGRVFTRAQLLQEVWGYDYFGGTRTVDVHVRRLRAKLGPEHESLIGTVRNVGYRFVTPEKPEKSERAAEKAKERAATRREPADPATRSEQPSPAAATEEAPVEAAKR; this comes from the coding sequence ATGAGTTCACTGCTGCTTCTGACGAACGCACTCCAGCCGTCGACGGAGGTGCTCCCCGCCCTCGGGCTGCTGCTCCACAGCGTGCGGGTCGCCCCCGCCGAGGGCCCGGCCCTCGTGAACACTCCGGGCGCCGACGTGATCCTCATCGACGGGCGGCGCGACCTTCCGCAGGTCCGCTCGCTCTGTCAGCTGCTGCGGTCCACGGGCCCCGGCTGTCCGCTGATCCTCGTGGTCACCGAGGGCGGCCTCGCGGCCGTCACCGCCGACTGGGGCGTCGACGACGTCCTGCTGGACACGGCGGGCCCGGCGGAGGTCGAGGCGCGGCTGCGGCTGGCGACGGGCCGCCGCCAGGTCACGTCCGACGACTCCCCGATGGAGATCCGCAACGGTGATCTTTCCGTCGACGAGGCGACGTACAGCGCGAAACTCAAGGGCAGGGTCCTGGACCTGACCTTCAAGGAATTCGAACTGCTGAAATACCTGGCCCAGCATCCGGGCCGGGTATTCACCCGCGCCCAGCTCCTCCAGGAGGTCTGGGGCTACGACTACTTCGGCGGTACGCGGACGGTGGACGTCCATGTACGGCGGCTGCGCGCCAAGCTCGGCCCCGAGCACGAGTCGCTGATCGGCACCGTGCGCAACGTCGGCTACCGCTTCGTCACGCCGGAGAAGCCGGAGAAGTCCGAGCGCGCGGCCGAGAAGGCGAAGGAGCGGGCCGCGACCCGGCGGGAACCGGCCGACCCCGCCACCCGTTCGGAGCAGCCCTCTCCGGCCGCGGCGACGGAAGAAGCCCCGGTGGAGGCTGCCAAGAGGTAG
- a CDS encoding alpha/beta hydrolase, which produces MLTDDGVPVEAVYQPCTARCGTRDGGAATPPAPAPATTTAIVVAHGFTGSVDRPAVRRAARVFAQRAAVITFSFRGHGRSGGRSTVGDREVLDLAAAVAWARELGHTRVVTVGFSMGGSVVLRHGALYRSDGREGTRGPEVRHRSDRRDGSYTAVRVPGHEGHEGRAQGVGASGGAVRTGAGAHADAVVSVSAPARWYYRGTAPMRRLHWVVTRPSGRLVGRYGFRTRIATEDWDPVPLSPVAAVPRIAPAPLLLVHGDRDPYFPLDHPRMLAEAAGPGGAELWLERGMGHAENAADDALLARVAAWATAVPAA; this is translated from the coding sequence TTGCTGACGGATGACGGCGTACCGGTCGAGGCGGTGTACCAGCCGTGTACGGCGCGTTGCGGGACGCGGGACGGGGGCGCGGCCACGCCCCCCGCACCGGCCCCGGCGACCACCACCGCGATCGTCGTCGCGCACGGCTTCACCGGGTCCGTCGACCGACCCGCCGTACGCCGTGCCGCGCGGGTGTTCGCCCAGCGTGCGGCCGTGATCACGTTCTCCTTCCGGGGTCACGGGCGGTCCGGCGGACGGTCCACGGTGGGCGACCGCGAGGTGCTGGACCTCGCGGCGGCGGTGGCCTGGGCGCGGGAGCTCGGGCACACGCGGGTGGTGACGGTCGGGTTCTCCATGGGCGGCTCGGTGGTGCTCCGGCACGGTGCCCTGTACCGCTCGGACGGGCGGGAGGGCACGCGGGGCCCGGAGGTCCGGCACCGCTCGGATCGGCGGGACGGCTCGTATACGGCTGTTCGGGTGCCGGGGCACGAGGGGCACGAGGGGCGCGCGCAGGGCGTGGGGGCGTCGGGGGGCGCGGTGCGCACGGGTGCGGGCGCGCATGCGGACGCGGTGGTCTCCGTCAGCGCGCCGGCGCGCTGGTACTACCGGGGTACGGCCCCGATGCGCCGGCTGCACTGGGTGGTCACCCGACCCTCGGGCCGGCTCGTCGGGCGGTACGGATTCCGGACCCGGATCGCCACCGAGGACTGGGACCCCGTCCCGCTCTCCCCGGTCGCCGCGGTCCCGCGCATCGCCCCGGCCCCGCTGCTCCTCGTCCACGGCGACCGGGACCCGTACTTCCCGCTGGACCACCCGAGGATGCTGGCGGAGGCGGCCGGTCCGGGCGGCGCCGAACTGTGGCTCGAACGGGGGATGGGCCACGCGGAGAACGCGGCGGACGACGCCCTGCTGGCCCGCGTCGCCGCGTGGGCGACGGCCGTGCCGGCCGCGTGA
- the dtd gene encoding D-aminoacyl-tRNA deacylase, whose translation MRAVVQRVEGASVSVAGAADDPSAPGVIGEIVGEGLCVLVGVTHDDTPAKAAQLARKLWSVRILEGEKSCSDVNAPLLVISQFTLYGDARKGRRPTWNAAAPGEVAEPLVDEVVARLRALGAHVETGRFGADMRVSLTNHGPFTVIIEV comes from the coding sequence ATGCGTGCAGTGGTACAGAGAGTGGAGGGCGCGAGCGTCTCCGTCGCCGGTGCGGCGGACGACCCGTCGGCGCCCGGAGTCATCGGGGAGATCGTCGGCGAGGGCCTGTGTGTGCTGGTCGGGGTGACCCATGACGACACCCCGGCGAAGGCGGCACAGCTGGCCCGCAAGCTCTGGTCGGTGCGCATCCTGGAGGGCGAGAAGTCCTGTTCGGATGTGAACGCCCCCCTTCTGGTGATTTCTCAGTTCACTCTCTACGGGGACGCCCGCAAGGGCCGCCGTCCCACGTGGAACGCGGCGGCGCCGGGCGAGGTCGCCGAGCCGCTCGTGGACGAGGTGGTGGCGCGGCTGCGGGCGCTGGGAGCGCACGTGGAGACGGGCCGGTTCGGAGCGGACATGCGGGTCTCGCTCACGAACCACGGCCCGTTCACGGTGATCATCGAGGTGTAG
- a CDS encoding sulfurtransferase codes for MSRSDVLVDADWVEAHIDDPQIAIVEVDEDTSAYEKNHIKNAIRIDWTKDLQDPVRRDFVDQAGFEKLLSEKGIGNDTLVVLYGGNNNWFASYAYWYFKLYGHENVKLLDGGRKKWELDSRDLTDVVPTRPATQYTAKPQDESIRAYRDDVVKAIGNQNLVDVRSPDEFSGKLLAPAHLPQEQSQRPGHVPSARNIPWSKNANDDGTFKSDDELKALYEAEQVDLSKDTIAYCRIGERSALTWFVLHELLDQENVKNYDGSWTEYGSLVGVPIELGPAK; via the coding sequence ATGAGCCGCAGCGACGTCCTGGTAGACGCCGACTGGGTCGAGGCCCACATCGACGACCCGCAGATCGCGATCGTCGAGGTGGACGAGGACACCTCGGCCTACGAGAAGAACCACATCAAGAACGCGATCCGGATCGACTGGACGAAGGACCTCCAGGACCCGGTCCGCCGTGACTTCGTCGACCAGGCCGGTTTCGAGAAGCTGCTCAGTGAGAAGGGCATCGGCAACGACACGCTGGTCGTCCTCTACGGCGGCAACAACAACTGGTTCGCCTCGTACGCCTACTGGTACTTCAAGCTGTACGGCCACGAGAACGTGAAGCTCCTCGACGGCGGCCGCAAGAAGTGGGAGCTGGACTCCCGCGATCTGACCGACGTCGTCCCCACGCGCCCGGCGACCCAGTACACGGCCAAGCCGCAGGACGAGTCGATCCGCGCCTACCGCGACGACGTCGTCAAGGCCATCGGCAACCAGAACCTGGTCGACGTGCGCTCGCCCGACGAGTTCAGCGGCAAGCTGCTCGCCCCGGCCCACCTCCCGCAGGAGCAGTCGCAGCGCCCCGGCCACGTGCCGAGCGCCCGCAACATCCCGTGGTCGAAGAACGCCAACGACGACGGCACCTTCAAGTCGGACGACGAGCTGAAGGCCCTCTACGAGGCCGAGCAGGTGGACCTGTCGAAGGACACCATCGCCTACTGCCGCATCGGTGAGCGTTCCGCGCTCACCTGGTTCGTGCTCCACGAGCTGCTGGACCAGGAGAACGTCAAGAACTACGACGGCTCCTGGACCGAGTACGGCTCCCTCGTCGGCGTGCCGATCGAGCTCGGCCCCGCCAAGTAA
- a CDS encoding asparaginase produces the protein MTSTDAPSAISTDPAPAPPVLAEVVRSGFTEGRHRGSLVLLAADGSVERTIGDPAAPVFPRSSNKPMQAAAILRAGLDLSGERLALAAASHSGEPFHLDLARMMLAEHGLSTADLQTPPDLPLDPVEAETYLAGGNVRERITMNCSGKHAAMLAVCVRNGWDTVSYLDPGHPLQRLVGEVVAEAAGEPVAAIGTDGCGAPLMAIGLTGLARAFRSFVLAEPGSAERRVADAMRAHPEYVAGTRRPDTWLMREVPGTLSKMGAEAVQAVALADGRALAFKIDDGSARALGPVLARALELLDVDAPVVARIGRSPLLGGAAEVGEIRATF, from the coding sequence ATGACGTCGACCGACGCCCCGTCCGCCATATCGACCGACCCGGCTCCCGCCCCGCCCGTCCTGGCCGAGGTCGTGCGCTCCGGGTTCACGGAGGGACGACACCGGGGTTCACTGGTCCTGCTGGCCGCCGACGGCAGCGTGGAGCGGACGATCGGGGACCCGGCGGCGCCGGTCTTCCCCCGCTCCTCCAACAAGCCGATGCAGGCCGCCGCGATCCTGCGGGCCGGACTCGACCTGTCGGGCGAGCGGCTGGCGCTGGCCGCCGCGAGCCACTCCGGGGAGCCCTTCCACCTCGACCTCGCGCGCATGATGCTCGCCGAGCACGGGCTGAGCACCGCCGACCTCCAGACCCCGCCGGACCTGCCGCTGGACCCGGTGGAGGCGGAGACCTACCTCGCGGGCGGGAATGTACGCGAGCGCATCACGATGAACTGCTCCGGCAAGCACGCGGCCATGCTCGCCGTCTGCGTCCGCAACGGCTGGGACACCGTCTCCTACCTCGACCCCGGCCACCCGCTCCAGCGGCTGGTCGGCGAGGTCGTCGCCGAGGCGGCGGGCGAGCCGGTCGCCGCGATCGGCACGGACGGCTGCGGGGCCCCGCTGATGGCGATCGGCCTGACCGGTCTGGCCCGCGCCTTCCGGTCCTTCGTACTGGCGGAGCCGGGGAGCGCCGAACGCCGGGTCGCGGACGCGATGCGGGCCCACCCGGAGTACGTCGCGGGCACCCGGCGCCCGGACACCTGGCTGATGCGCGAGGTGCCGGGGACGCTGTCCAAGATGGGCGCCGAGGCGGTCCAGGCGGTGGCCCTGGCGGACGGCCGGGCCCTCGCCTTCAAGATCGACGACGGTTCGGCCCGCGCGCTCGGCCCGGTGCTCGCCCGTGCCCTGGAGCTGCTGGACGTGGACGCCCCGGTGGTCGCCCGGATCGGACGGTCCCCGCTGCTCGGCGGGGCGGCCGAGGTGGGAGAAATCCGCGCGACATTCTGA
- a CDS encoding FABP family protein, with amino-acid sequence MIEIPSDLHPDLVPLAFLLGNWAGAGVSDFPGAEKCNFGQEVTFSHDGRDFLEYVSHTWVLDDEGNQVRPLETESGYWRIDKDRKVEVVMARDQGVIEIWYGELADQKPQIDLVTDAVARTAASGPYSGGKRLYGYVNSDLMWVGEKATPDVELRPYMSAHLKKVVTPEEVAEMARNLEDMPDDGIAFFK; translated from the coding sequence ATGATCGAGATTCCGTCAGACCTTCACCCTGACCTCGTCCCGCTGGCCTTCCTCCTCGGTAACTGGGCGGGCGCGGGCGTGTCCGACTTCCCCGGTGCCGAGAAGTGCAACTTCGGCCAGGAAGTGACCTTCAGCCACGACGGCCGGGACTTCCTGGAGTACGTCTCCCACACCTGGGTCCTCGACGACGAGGGCAACCAGGTCCGCCCGCTGGAGACCGAGTCCGGTTACTGGCGCATCGACAAGGACCGCAAGGTCGAGGTCGTCATGGCCCGCGACCAGGGCGTCATCGAGATCTGGTACGGCGAGCTCGCCGACCAGAAGCCGCAGATCGACCTGGTCACCGACGCGGTGGCCCGGACGGCGGCCTCCGGCCCGTACAGCGGTGGCAAGCGGCTCTACGGGTACGTCAACAGCGACCTCATGTGGGTCGGCGAGAAGGCCACCCCCGACGTCGAGCTGCGCCCGTACATGTCGGCGCACCTGAAGAAGGTCGTCACCCCCGAGGAGGTCGCCGAGATGGCGCGGAACCTCGAGGACATGCCCGACGACGGCATCGCCTTCTTCAAGTAG
- a CDS encoding folate-binding protein YgfZ — protein sequence MKSPLLSLPGAVPAEGRDEGVAAHYGDLFREQRALADGNGFVDLSHRGIVTVTGEDRLSWLHLLLTQHVSDLAPHRATEALILSANGHIEHAMYLVDDGATVWMHVEPDSQDALIAYLESMKFFYRVEVADRTGDIALVHLPAGSIAEAPDGATVRETPQGRDLFLPRADLEAFAAAHGPAAGILAYEALRVEGHRPRVGFETDHRTIPHELGWIGTAVHLQKGCYRGQETVARVHNLGKPPRRLVFLHLDGSEVHLPGHGTPVRLAADGGEGRQLGFVTTSARHHELGPIALALVKRNVPVDAELLAGDTAAAQEPVVEP from the coding sequence ATGAAGAGCCCCCTGCTGTCCCTGCCCGGCGCCGTACCCGCCGAAGGCCGCGACGAAGGTGTCGCCGCGCACTACGGCGACCTGTTCCGCGAGCAACGCGCCCTCGCCGACGGCAACGGCTTCGTCGACCTCTCCCACCGGGGCATCGTCACCGTCACCGGTGAGGACCGGCTGAGCTGGCTGCACCTGCTGCTCACCCAGCACGTCAGCGACCTCGCCCCGCACCGGGCCACCGAGGCCCTGATCCTCTCCGCCAACGGACACATCGAGCACGCGATGTACCTGGTGGACGACGGTGCGACGGTGTGGATGCACGTCGAACCGGACAGCCAGGACGCTCTGATCGCCTACCTGGAGTCGATGAAGTTCTTCTACCGGGTCGAGGTCGCCGACCGCACCGGGGACATCGCCCTCGTGCACCTCCCGGCCGGCTCGATCGCGGAGGCCCCGGACGGAGCGACCGTACGGGAGACCCCGCAGGGCCGGGACCTGTTCCTGCCCCGCGCCGACCTGGAGGCGTTCGCCGCCGCCCACGGGCCCGCCGCCGGAATCCTGGCGTACGAGGCGCTGCGCGTCGAGGGCCACCGGCCGCGCGTCGGCTTCGAGACCGACCACCGCACGATCCCGCACGAGCTGGGCTGGATCGGCACCGCCGTCCACCTCCAGAAGGGCTGCTACCGGGGCCAGGAGACCGTCGCCCGCGTCCACAACCTGGGGAAGCCGCCGCGTCGGCTCGTCTTCCTGCACCTGGACGGCAGCGAGGTGCACCTGCCCGGCCACGGCACCCCGGTACGGCTGGCCGCGGACGGCGGGGAGGGCCGCCAGCTCGGCTTCGTGACCACCTCGGCCCGCCACCACGAGCTTGGCCCGATCGCCCTGGCCCTGGTCAAGAGGAACGTTCCCGTGGACGCGGAACTGCTCGCCGGGGACACGGCCGCCGCCCAGGAGCCGGTCGTCGAGCCGTAG
- a CDS encoding DUF1416 domain-containing protein, with the protein MCGAQAGGPDASTIKPGETTIQGSVTRDGEPVTGYVRLLDSTGEFTAEVPTSATGQFRFYAAEGTWTLRALVPGGSADRTVVAETGGLSEVAIAV; encoded by the coding sequence ATGTGTGGAGCACAGGCCGGCGGCCCCGACGCCTCGACGATCAAGCCCGGTGAGACCACCATCCAGGGCAGCGTGACCCGCGACGGCGAGCCCGTCACCGGCTACGTGCGCCTCCTGGACTCGACCGGCGAGTTCACCGCGGAGGTCCCGACCTCGGCGACCGGTCAGTTCCGCTTCTACGCCGCCGAGGGCACCTGGACGCTCCGCGCCCTGGTTCCGGGCGGCAGCGCCGACCGCACGGTCGTCGCGGAGACCGGCGGACTCTCCGAGGTCGCCATCGCCGTCTGA
- a CDS encoding MoaD/ThiS family protein — MAAGTIRYWAAAKAAAGTAEEPYAAATLAEALAAVRERHPGELSQVLRRCSFLVDGNPVGSRGHETVRLAEGGTVEVLPPFAGG; from the coding sequence ATGGCAGCGGGGACGATCCGCTACTGGGCTGCGGCCAAGGCAGCCGCGGGCACCGCGGAGGAACCGTACGCGGCGGCGACCCTCGCCGAGGCGCTCGCCGCGGTGCGCGAACGGCACCCCGGAGAGCTGAGCCAGGTGCTCCGGCGGTGCTCGTTCCTCGTCGACGGGAATCCCGTGGGGTCCCGCGGACATGAGACCGTACGCCTTGCCGAGGGCGGCACGGTCGAGGTGCTCCCGCCGTTCGCAGGAGGGTGA
- a CDS encoding DUF3099 domain-containing protein → MYARRRRNYFLMMGGCVVLFVSAWAVVRLWSLPVAVGMCVVAMVIPPVAAVIADRRGPDDRWWDDPSGDPQSDAWWDELDGRRRR, encoded by the coding sequence ATGTACGCCCGACGCAGGCGGAACTACTTCCTGATGATGGGCGGATGCGTCGTTCTCTTCGTGTCCGCGTGGGCCGTCGTGCGCCTGTGGTCCCTGCCCGTCGCCGTCGGCATGTGCGTGGTCGCCATGGTCATCCCGCCGGTCGCGGCGGTGATCGCCGACCGGCGCGGCCCGGACGACCGTTGGTGGGACGACCCGTCGGGGGACCCGCAGTCCGACGCGTGGTGGGACGAGCTGGACGGCAGAAGACGCCGCTGA
- a CDS encoding LacI family DNA-binding transcriptional regulator, which translates to MAKVTRDDVARLAGTSTAVVSYVINNGPRPVAPATRERVLAAIKQLGYRPDRVAQAMASRRTDLIGMIVPDARQPFFAEMAHAVEQAAAERGKMVLVGNSDYRDEREVHYLRAFLGMRVSGLILVSQGPSERAAAEIEAWDARVVLLHERPEAIDDVAVVTDDVGGAQLATRHLLEHGHPYVACLGGTEETPVVGDPVADHVEGWRRAMHESGRSTEGRLFQAPYNRYDAYQVALGLLSGPDRPPAIFCATDDQAFGVLRAARELRIDVPGELAVAGFDDVKEAGLTDPPLTTVHSDRPAMARAAVDLVLDDALRISGSRRERLKQFPSALVVRRSCGCGEPTPAG; encoded by the coding sequence GTGGCCAAGGTGACGCGGGACGATGTGGCGAGACTGGCGGGGACGTCGACAGCGGTCGTCAGCTACGTCATCAACAACGGACCCCGGCCGGTCGCCCCGGCCACGCGTGAGCGGGTGCTCGCCGCGATCAAGCAGCTGGGGTACCGGCCCGACCGCGTCGCCCAGGCCATGGCCTCGCGCCGCACGGACCTCATAGGCATGATCGTGCCGGACGCCCGGCAGCCGTTCTTCGCGGAGATGGCGCACGCGGTCGAACAGGCCGCCGCCGAGCGCGGGAAGATGGTCCTCGTCGGCAACTCCGACTACCGCGACGAGCGCGAGGTCCACTATCTGCGGGCCTTCCTCGGGATGCGGGTCTCCGGACTGATCCTGGTCAGCCAGGGCCCCAGCGAGCGCGCCGCAGCCGAGATCGAGGCGTGGGACGCACGGGTCGTCCTGCTGCACGAGCGCCCCGAGGCGATCGACGACGTCGCCGTCGTCACCGACGACGTGGGCGGCGCCCAGCTCGCCACCCGGCACCTGCTGGAGCACGGCCATCCGTACGTGGCCTGCCTCGGCGGTACGGAGGAGACCCCGGTGGTCGGCGACCCGGTCGCCGACCACGTCGAGGGCTGGCGGCGGGCGATGCACGAGTCGGGCCGCTCCACGGAGGGCCGGCTCTTCCAGGCCCCGTACAACCGCTACGACGCCTACCAGGTGGCGCTCGGCCTGCTGTCCGGCCCGGACCGGCCGCCGGCGATCTTCTGCGCCACGGACGACCAGGCGTTCGGCGTCCTGCGGGCCGCCCGCGAGCTGCGCATCGACGTGCCGGGCGAGCTGGCGGTCGCGGGCTTCGACGACGTGAAGGAGGCGGGCCTCACCGATCCGCCGCTGACCACCGTCCACTCCGACCGCCCGGCGATGGCGCGGGCCGCGGTGGACCTGGTGCTGGACGACGCGCTCCGGATCTCCGGATCGCGGCGGGAGCGGCTGAAGCAGTTCCCCTCCGCGCTGGTGGTCCGGCGCTCCTGCGGCTGCGGGGAACCGACCCCGGCGGGCTGA
- a CDS encoding ABC transporter substrate-binding protein, whose product MSTYGAGQSPGAVPGARTSASTLRSPVQRSLPGQVPVLPPATATATVPEQAGGDPGFGALRLPELRTLRRDAQRDEADLSYVRRLVQGRIDILRAELARRRDPETPVEDVAVVRRLSEILADTPSRHRTSARHVTLTTPRGDEFRRLAAETLAEVELSDLDARTDEELHTAMGRLVRYEQQVSRRRHELQRTADDCGAEIARRYRDGEAQVDDLLA is encoded by the coding sequence ATGAGTACCTATGGAGCCGGACAATCTCCCGGTGCCGTACCGGGGGCCCGTACCAGCGCCAGCACCCTGCGGTCACCCGTACAGCGCAGTCTGCCGGGACAGGTTCCCGTACTGCCGCCCGCCACCGCAACCGCCACCGTGCCCGAGCAGGCCGGCGGCGACCCCGGCTTCGGCGCGCTGCGGCTGCCGGAGCTGCGGACGCTGCGCCGGGACGCCCAGCGGGACGAGGCCGATCTCAGTTACGTACGGCGCCTGGTGCAGGGCCGGATCGACATCCTGCGCGCCGAACTGGCCCGCCGCCGGGACCCGGAGACCCCGGTGGAGGACGTGGCGGTGGTGAGGCGGCTCTCGGAGATCCTCGCCGACACCCCGTCCCGGCACCGCACCTCCGCCCGGCACGTCACGCTGACGACGCCGCGCGGCGACGAGTTCCGGCGGCTCGCCGCCGAGACGCTGGCCGAGGTCGAGCTCTCCGACCTGGACGCCCGGACGGACGAGGAACTGCACACGGCGATGGGCCGCCTCGTCCGCTACGAGCAGCAGGTGTCCCGCCGCCGTCACGAACTCCAGCGCACCGCCGACGATTGCGGCGCGGAGATCGCCCGCAGGTACCGTGACGGGGAAGCACAAGTAGACGACCTGCTCGCCTGA
- a CDS encoding DUF2993 domain-containing protein, which translates to MRALRILLVLVVVLGGLFLAVDRAAVYFAESEAEDRVTIDADGTASTDISIKGFPFLTQLAASRLDRVDLHLTGMRTSAGGRAVRVGEVRAQLHDVKLGSGYRSATAARATGTALVSYKDLTAAASDGVVVEYGGKGKAKVTGTAEVFGRPISRSVLSTVTRADGNTITVRADKVPGEGIPGIEELVRKKTDFEGDIDGLPEGLELREVKVTEKGLEISVTGSNVSLAG; encoded by the coding sequence ATGCGCGCACTGCGAATACTGCTGGTCCTGGTGGTGGTGCTCGGCGGTCTCTTCCTCGCGGTGGACCGCGCGGCGGTCTACTTCGCCGAGTCCGAGGCCGAGGACCGGGTCACGATCGACGCGGACGGCACGGCGTCGACCGATATCTCGATCAAGGGCTTCCCCTTCCTCACCCAGCTCGCCGCGTCGCGGCTCGACCGGGTCGACCTCCACCTCACCGGGATGAGGACCAGCGCCGGGGGCCGCGCGGTGCGGGTCGGCGAGGTCCGGGCCCAGCTCCACGACGTGAAGCTCGGCTCCGGCTACCGCAGCGCCACGGCCGCCCGCGCCACCGGCACCGCGCTCGTCTCCTACAAGGACCTGACGGCGGCGGCCAGCGACGGCGTCGTCGTGGAGTACGGCGGCAAGGGCAAGGCCAAGGTCACCGGCACGGCCGAGGTGTTCGGCCGCCCGATCTCGCGCAGCGTGCTGTCCACCGTGACCCGTGCCGACGGCAACACGATCACGGTGCGCGCGGACAAGGTGCCGGGCGAGGGCATCCCCGGCATCGAGGAGCTGGTCCGCAAGAAGACCGACTTCGAGGGTGACATCGACGGGCTGCCCGAGGGGCTGGAGCTCCGCGAGGTCAAGGTGACCGAGAAGGGCCTGGAGATCTCGGTGACCGGCTCGAACGTCTCGTTGGCCGGTTGA
- a CDS encoding putative leader peptide, with the protein MKRQADLTKRRAVDLCRVAAMLCRAL; encoded by the coding sequence ATGAAGCGACAGGCGGATCTCACGAAGCGGCGGGCAGTAGACCTGTGCCGCGTCGCCGCCATGCTCTGTCGCGCGCTCTGA
- a CDS encoding Fur family transcriptional regulator — MVTTDWKTDLRRRGYRLTPQRQLVLEAVDALEHATPDDILCEVRRTASGVNISTVYRTLELLEELGLVSHAHLGHGAPTYHLADRHHHIHLVCRDCKDVIEADLSVVTDFTEKLRADFGFETDMKHFAIFGRCAECTAVRASGKTAGRTVTKAADQTAAKDAPAKS, encoded by the coding sequence GTGGTGACCACCGACTGGAAGACCGACCTTCGCCGGCGCGGCTACCGGCTGACGCCCCAGCGGCAGCTCGTCCTGGAGGCGGTCGACGCCCTGGAGCACGCGACGCCGGACGACATCCTCTGCGAGGTGCGCAGGACCGCCTCCGGGGTGAACATCTCCACGGTGTACCGGACCTTGGAGCTCCTGGAGGAGCTGGGTCTGGTCAGCCACGCCCACCTCGGCCACGGCGCTCCCACGTACCACCTGGCCGACCGGCACCACCACATCCACCTGGTCTGCCGGGACTGCAAGGACGTCATCGAGGCGGACCTCTCCGTCGTCACCGACTTCACGGAGAAGCTGCGCGCGGACTTCGGCTTCGAGACCGACATGAAGCACTTCGCGATCTTCGGCCGCTGCGCGGAGTGCACGGCCGTGCGGGCGAGCGGGAAGACGGCCGGGAGGACGGTCACGAAGGCGGCCGACCAGACGGCCGCGAAGGACGCCCCCGCCAAGTCGTAG